One Echinicola strongylocentroti DNA window includes the following coding sequences:
- a CDS encoding dicarboxylate/amino acid:cation symporter: MLKKIPLHTQIIIGLVLGLVFGLIVIKTQISPDFTIDFIKPIGTIFINALKMIAVPLVLASLIVGVSNLGDITKLGRIGGKTIGAYMMTTVIAVTVGLLLVNIFAPGKSLPPETRENLMALYDDVVGDKTNQAAELAEQSPLKPLVDIVPQNVFLATTDNGSMLQVVFFAILVGIALLEIPKSKASPVIAFFDGLNDVIIKIVGYIMLIAPYGVFALMASLIVEIAGDNPDSAIELLFALLKYSLLVVAGLLLMVFVVYPTILKVFTKVKYKDFFKALRPAQLLAFSTSSSSATLPVTMRQVEEEIGVSEEVSSFVLPLGATINMDGTSLYQGVAAVFIAQALGLDLTLTQQLMIVLTATLASIGTAGVPGAGLIMLLIVLESIGVPSAGLALILAPDRILDMFRTVVNVTGDATVCTVVASTEGELPDGLIREANPLTSTSDS; the protein is encoded by the coding sequence ATGCTAAAAAAGATACCCCTTCACACGCAGATCATCATCGGCCTTGTTTTGGGCCTAGTGTTTGGTCTGATCGTGATCAAGACTCAGATTTCACCAGATTTTACGATTGATTTTATCAAGCCCATTGGTACGATCTTTATCAATGCGCTTAAAATGATCGCAGTACCTTTGGTACTGGCCTCGCTGATCGTAGGGGTGTCCAATTTGGGCGACATCACCAAGTTGGGAAGGATTGGTGGTAAGACCATTGGTGCATACATGATGACCACTGTCATTGCGGTGACTGTGGGGCTCTTGCTGGTCAATATATTTGCGCCAGGCAAAAGCCTGCCACCTGAGACACGTGAAAACCTCATGGCACTGTATGATGATGTGGTAGGTGATAAGACCAACCAAGCAGCGGAATTGGCAGAGCAGAGTCCCTTGAAGCCTTTGGTCGATATTGTACCCCAAAATGTATTTCTGGCTACTACCGATAATGGAAGTATGCTACAGGTAGTTTTCTTTGCGATTTTAGTGGGAATTGCCCTACTAGAAATCCCAAAGTCCAAAGCCAGTCCCGTCATTGCCTTTTTTGATGGCTTGAATGACGTCATCATCAAGATCGTAGGATACATCATGTTGATTGCTCCATATGGGGTGTTTGCGCTGATGGCTTCCCTGATAGTGGAAATCGCCGGTGATAATCCCGACTCTGCTATTGAGCTGTTGTTTGCATTGCTGAAATATAGTCTTTTGGTAGTGGCCGGACTGTTACTGATGGTTTTTGTGGTGTACCCGACCATTCTGAAGGTGTTCACCAAAGTGAAATACAAAGATTTCTTTAAAGCCCTAAGGCCTGCGCAGTTGTTGGCGTTCTCTACAAGTTCCAGCTCTGCGACCTTGCCAGTAACCATGCGGCAGGTAGAAGAAGAAATAGGGGTGTCCGAAGAAGTCAGTAGTTTTGTACTTCCACTGGGAGCGACGATAAATATGGACGGTACCAGCCTGTATCAAGGGGTGGCAGCTGTATTTATCGCCCAAGCGCTGGGACTAGACCTGACACTTACGCAGCAGTTGATGATCGTGCTGACGGCTACCTTGGCGTCCATTGGTACGGCAGGTGTACCCGGTGCTGGCTTGATTATGCTTTTGATTGTATTGGAATCGATAGGGGTGCCCTCAGCGGGTTTGGCGCTGATCTTGGCTCCGGATAGGATCTTGGATATGTTCAGGACAGTGGTGAATGTCACCGGTGATGCTACCGTCTGTACGGTGGTGGCGAGTACCGAAGGAGAGCTTCCTGACGGTCTGATCAGAGAGGCTAACCCATTGACTTCTACATCAGATTCATAA
- a CDS encoding NifU family protein → MLQAQKKPVHIYLEANPNPNSLKFVVNFMLTDEGVSFDYPDEKSTENSQLAKELFNFAAVERVFIASNFVTVTKTEEVEWPEVQDFIRDHIRQYLESGKPAIDVVLDKDPLFDENDSEVVKKIKGILDEYIRPAVEQDGGAITFHSFQDGEVKVLLQGACSGCPSSTVTLKAGIENLLTRMLPDDVKSVEAEGV, encoded by the coding sequence ATGTTACAAGCGCAAAAGAAGCCCGTACATATCTATCTGGAAGCAAATCCCAATCCGAATTCGCTGAAGTTTGTGGTCAATTTTATGTTGACGGACGAGGGAGTGAGTTTTGACTATCCAGATGAAAAGAGCACAGAGAATTCCCAGTTGGCAAAAGAGCTGTTCAATTTTGCAGCGGTAGAGCGTGTTTTTATCGCCTCTAATTTTGTGACGGTGACCAAAACCGAAGAAGTGGAGTGGCCAGAAGTGCAGGACTTTATCCGCGACCATATCAGACAATACCTAGAGTCTGGAAAGCCGGCCATTGATGTGGTGCTGGACAAGGATCCGCTGTTTGACGAGAATGATAGTGAAGTGGTCAAAAAGATCAAAGGAATCCTTGATGAATATATACGTCCGGCAGTAGAGCAGGATGGGGGAGCCATTACTTTCCATAGCTTCCAAGATGGAGAGGTCAAGGTGCTTTTGCAAGGAGCTTGTTCAGGCTGTCCTTCAAGTACAGTAACGCTAAAAGCCGGGATAGAAAATCTCCTTACCCGAATGCTGCCGGATGATGTGAAGTCTGTGGAGGCAGAAGGGGTTTAA
- a CDS encoding DUF3810 domain-containing protein produces MLRKNWTWVILGLVCLVIRFIAVQFPEATERAYSREFFPVVRNVIDVSIARLPFPTVYVFFLGLLLALGGYFWKVVQRNGWKRKLLFTGRCFLNFIGLLIFFFLVLWGFNYQRVPIFEQLGLKPLALEKETLLNELILTRDLLHQVRGNITEDTVAIGSTLPYGELEDVVRANIRENLYMMGLNFTGHPRTKQLYPEGLLRKLGILGIYFPFVGESYIDPTLHPLEKPFTIAHEMAHSYGVTDEGEANFIGWVICSHSDNPLLQYSGHLRLLSYQLNDLYRLDPDGYRHFLPTMDKGLRNDLIDISENHRKIKAFSLELSRRSNDLFLKSQGVKAGVKSYAQLPMLAYAWRNKLKGK; encoded by the coding sequence ATGCTTAGGAAAAACTGGACTTGGGTGATTTTGGGGCTGGTGTGCCTGGTCATCCGTTTTATTGCTGTCCAGTTTCCTGAGGCTACAGAACGAGCCTATTCGCGGGAGTTTTTTCCTGTAGTCCGTAATGTCATTGATGTTTCTATTGCCCGGTTGCCTTTTCCCACGGTCTATGTGTTTTTTCTGGGTTTGTTATTGGCACTGGGAGGGTATTTTTGGAAAGTGGTGCAGCGGAATGGATGGAAAAGGAAGTTGTTGTTTACCGGAAGGTGTTTCTTAAATTTTATCGGATTATTGATATTCTTTTTTTTGGTGTTGTGGGGCTTTAACTATCAACGTGTGCCCATTTTTGAGCAACTTGGGCTAAAGCCATTGGCTTTGGAGAAAGAAACGTTGCTCAATGAGCTTATCCTGACCAGGGATCTGCTTCACCAGGTCAGGGGGAATATCACGGAAGATACGGTAGCTATTGGCAGCACGCTGCCTTACGGAGAGTTGGAAGATGTGGTCAGGGCAAATATCCGTGAAAATCTGTACATGATGGGGCTCAACTTTACAGGTCATCCCCGAACCAAGCAGCTTTACCCGGAGGGATTGTTGAGAAAGCTTGGGATTTTGGGTATTTATTTCCCTTTCGTAGGGGAAAGTTATATTGATCCGACATTACATCCGCTGGAAAAACCCTTTACGATAGCCCATGAAATGGCTCATAGCTATGGAGTCACCGACGAGGGGGAAGCCAATTTTATCGGGTGGGTGATCTGTAGTCACAGTGATAATCCACTTTTACAATATTCGGGGCACTTGAGATTGCTGAGCTATCAGTTGAATGATCTTTACAGGCTGGATCCAGATGGCTATCGCCATTTTTTACCGACAATGGATAAGGGACTCAGGAATGACCTGATCGATATCTCCGAAAATCATCGAAAGATCAAAGCGTTTTCACTGGAACTCAGTAGACGGTCAAATGACCTTTTCCTCAAATCCCAAGGCGTCAAAGCAGGCGTGAAAAGCTATGCCCAATTACCTATGCTGGCCTATGCATGGAGGAATAAGTTGAAGGGGAAATAG
- a CDS encoding DMT family transporter yields the protein MTSNTTENQPLRSWLLLGFLSLVWGSSFILIKKGLLVFSPGEVGAYRIVSAAAVLLPLSLPRILKLSRKQIGNLMVVGLVGSFLPAFLFAKAQTQLSSSITGVLNALTPLFVVVIGALFFKSKITFRNGLGLLIAFIGVIVLISVKEGSSISSLSSINAYALLVILATICYGINLNIIKHWFEALKPVEITAISLLLALPVALGYLFIQTDFTYKLAHVEGAPLAATYLTILGVLGTAVSLIVFNGLVKIASPVFASTVTYLIPIVAIAWGVLDGEMFLPGHFLGMIAVIIGVWVGNKKPKRKRLAATAKST from the coding sequence ATGACATCAAACACTACGGAAAATCAACCGTTGAGAAGTTGGCTCCTATTAGGCTTTCTTTCACTGGTTTGGGGCAGCTCATTTATCCTGATCAAAAAGGGATTATTGGTCTTCTCCCCTGGTGAAGTGGGTGCCTATCGAATTGTCTCTGCCGCTGCTGTATTGCTCCCACTATCCCTGCCAAGAATCCTAAAACTAAGCAGAAAACAAATCGGCAATCTCATGGTAGTTGGCTTAGTGGGCAGTTTCCTGCCGGCCTTCCTCTTCGCCAAGGCACAGACCCAGCTGAGCAGTTCCATCACAGGAGTCCTTAATGCCCTCACGCCCCTCTTTGTGGTGGTCATCGGGGCATTGTTTTTTAAGTCAAAAATCACCTTCAGAAATGGTCTAGGTTTGCTCATTGCCTTTATCGGTGTCATTGTCCTTATTAGCGTTAAGGAAGGCAGCAGCATCTCCAGTTTATCTTCTATTAATGCTTATGCACTATTGGTCATCTTGGCGACCATCTGCTATGGCATCAACCTAAATATTATCAAACATTGGTTTGAAGCCCTAAAGCCGGTAGAAATTACGGCTATTTCGTTGTTGCTAGCGCTCCCGGTAGCCTTGGGTTATCTTTTCATTCAGACTGATTTCACGTACAAACTGGCCCATGTCGAAGGAGCACCACTGGCAGCTACCTACCTGACCATTCTAGGAGTACTGGGGACGGCCGTCTCGCTGATCGTGTTCAATGGCCTGGTTAAAATCGCCAGCCCTGTATTTGCCAGTACCGTCACCTATCTTATTCCCATCGTGGCCATAGCCTGGGGTGTATTGGATGGAGAAATGTTTCTTCCTGGACACTTCCTTGGAATGATAGCGGTCATTATTGGCGTCTGGGTAGGAAACAAAAAACCCAAGAGAAAACGGCTCGCCGCTACCGCCAAATCCACCTAG
- the glmS gene encoding glutamine--fructose-6-phosphate transaminase (isomerizing), whose product MCGIVAYVGKQEALPVIIKGLKRLEYRGYDSAGVALLNDAGLNVYKKKGKVSELENFIESTPNLHSHIGIGHTRWATHGEPNDVNAHPHYSSSENFAMIHNGIIENYEVLKTDLINKGYTFHSDTDSEVFINFIEDIHQNNNCSLEEAVRLALHKIVGAYAIVLMNKEEPDTLIAARKGSPLVIGVGEGEFFLASDATPIVEYTNQVVYLDDYEIAVIRDAKLQIKTIENVETHPYINKLDMELEAIEKGGYEHFMLKEINEQPRSIADCMRGRLDSRAGRLILGGLRDYMNKFQNADRIIITACGTSWHAGLVAEYLFEEFARVPVEVEYASEFRYRNPVINSRDFVIAISQSGETADTLAAIELAKQKGATIFGVCNVVGSSIARATHAGSYTHAGPEIGVASTKAFTAQISVLSMMALMLGYQRGTLPESKYMELLSELEAIPSKVEKALKLNEQIERIAAQYKDARNFLYLGRGYNFPVALEGALKLKEISYIHAEGYPAAEMKHGPIALIDEEMPVVFIATQDSSYEKVVSNIQEVKARKGKIIAVVTEGDQTVKKMADHVIEIPRAHEAFVPLISVVPLQQLSYHIAVMRGCNVDQPRNLAKSVTVE is encoded by the coding sequence ATGTGTGGAATTGTTGCCTATGTTGGCAAGCAGGAAGCCCTGCCTGTCATCATAAAAGGCCTAAAACGCCTCGAATACCGAGGCTATGACAGTGCCGGTGTGGCCTTACTAAATGACGCCGGACTCAATGTTTATAAGAAGAAAGGGAAAGTTTCCGAATTGGAAAACTTCATCGAAAGCACCCCTAACCTTCACTCTCACATCGGGATAGGACATACTCGATGGGCCACTCATGGCGAACCCAATGATGTCAATGCCCACCCGCATTATTCTTCATCGGAAAATTTCGCCATGATCCATAATGGCATCATCGAAAATTACGAAGTTCTCAAAACCGACCTTATCAATAAAGGGTATACCTTCCACAGTGATACTGACTCGGAAGTGTTTATCAACTTTATCGAGGACATCCATCAAAACAACAACTGCAGCTTGGAAGAAGCCGTTAGACTGGCACTTCACAAGATCGTAGGGGCCTATGCCATTGTATTGATGAACAAGGAGGAACCTGACACCTTGATTGCGGCCAGAAAAGGCTCTCCATTGGTCATTGGTGTGGGAGAGGGAGAATTTTTCTTGGCTTCTGACGCCACCCCCATCGTGGAATACACCAATCAGGTTGTATACTTGGATGATTACGAAATTGCCGTCATCCGTGACGCCAAGCTTCAGATCAAAACGATCGAAAACGTCGAAACCCACCCGTATATCAATAAGCTGGACATGGAGCTCGAAGCCATCGAAAAAGGCGGCTACGAACACTTCATGCTCAAGGAGATCAATGAGCAGCCCCGTTCCATTGCGGATTGTATGCGGGGAAGGTTGGACTCCAGGGCCGGTCGACTGATTCTAGGTGGCTTGCGGGACTATATGAACAAGTTCCAAAATGCCGACCGTATCATCATCACCGCTTGTGGCACCAGTTGGCATGCAGGGCTAGTGGCAGAATACCTCTTTGAGGAATTTGCCCGTGTTCCTGTGGAAGTGGAATATGCCTCGGAATTCCGCTATAGAAATCCGGTGATCAACAGCCGTGACTTTGTCATTGCCATCTCCCAATCTGGGGAGACAGCAGATACCCTGGCGGCCATCGAGCTGGCCAAGCAAAAAGGCGCCACGATCTTTGGCGTGTGTAATGTGGTGGGATCATCCATTGCCCGTGCGACCCATGCGGGCTCCTACACCCATGCTGGTCCTGAAATCGGCGTGGCCTCTACCAAAGCCTTTACTGCACAGATTTCTGTTCTCTCCATGATGGCACTGATGCTGGGCTATCAGCGAGGTACACTTCCTGAAAGTAAATACATGGAGCTGCTCAGCGAACTGGAAGCAATCCCTTCAAAAGTCGAAAAAGCACTAAAGCTCAACGAACAAATAGAGCGAATCGCTGCACAGTACAAAGACGCCAGGAACTTCCTTTACCTTGGAAGAGGATATAACTTCCCTGTGGCACTGGAAGGAGCGCTAAAACTAAAGGAAATCTCCTACATTCACGCCGAAGGCTATCCTGCAGCTGAAATGAAGCACGGTCCTATCGCCCTGATCGATGAGGAAATGCCAGTGGTATTTATCGCCACACAGGACAGTTCTTATGAAAAGGTGGTCAGCAATATCCAAGAGGTGAAAGCCCGGAAAGGAAAAATCATCGCCGTAGTTACAGAAGGTGACCAAACAGTGAAGAAAATGGCCGACCATGTGATCGAAATCCCAAGGGCCCATGAGGCCTTTGTACCGCTGATTTCCGTGGTCCCACTTCAGCAACTTTCCTATCACATCGCTGTGATGAGAGGCTGTAATGTGGACCAACCAAGAAACTTGGCCAAATCGGTTACTGTGGAGTAA
- a CDS encoding DUF4270 domain-containing protein: protein MILTTKTKKNNFSKVITTSIQNWQAKLAGLLLLSTPLIYGCEDPSDIGLVLDPEANRIGVFYAEIPLSAYLVSADSLNTTNSGTLVAGGDISDYFGRTEATAYSRLTFSTSATIPESEAILDSAKFSLGIGSLTAEDLDEAKTFSAYKLTEPILDTAYYNFDHLAYEEAPFAAGSFMLKENSDTVVFMNLEEALADDLFTKLKGEDPVFNDIFSFRDYFPGFALKGSPEQQTTINVIREEHNTGYTNTGIKLYYRNSEEDTVSSVYSIYTNGVRHFNSITNDPSGTPTSIVTEKNTAYDVGDLVGSKALLGHMVKLNMEPLSNFLDTLGNVIFNKASLEMGPTENFPDSNMPIQGMIQYLADDNNEILRREDGAPYSVQQKGYPQTTTDDDGNVVPVFTSGGANPLAFNTEKFIYTPADSRYGITDYVDALYRTDVVRTDLLLYPASITYSGNSIVASNSLTRSLREYIVNQNSITLKIYYTKLR, encoded by the coding sequence GTGATATTAACAACGAAGACGAAGAAGAACAACTTTTCGAAAGTTATTACAACATCTATACAGAATTGGCAGGCTAAGCTTGCCGGACTGTTATTACTTTCTACGCCATTGATCTATGGATGTGAAGACCCATCTGATATCGGATTGGTACTGGATCCAGAGGCTAACAGAATAGGGGTTTTCTATGCAGAAATACCCCTTTCTGCTTATTTGGTATCTGCTGACTCACTCAACACCACCAACTCCGGCACCCTAGTGGCAGGTGGAGACATCAGTGATTATTTTGGCAGAACAGAGGCTACTGCTTATAGCAGACTTACTTTTAGTACCTCTGCCACTATCCCTGAAAGTGAGGCCATCCTTGATTCTGCCAAATTCAGCTTGGGCATTGGGTCCCTGACGGCAGAGGATCTTGATGAAGCCAAAACCTTCTCAGCATATAAACTTACCGAACCTATCCTGGACACGGCCTATTATAATTTTGACCACTTGGCATATGAGGAGGCTCCATTTGCTGCAGGATCTTTTATGCTAAAGGAGAACTCCGACACTGTGGTATTCATGAACTTGGAGGAAGCCCTTGCCGATGATTTGTTCACCAAACTAAAAGGGGAGGATCCAGTGTTTAATGATATCTTCTCCTTTCGGGACTACTTCCCTGGATTTGCTCTGAAAGGATCTCCAGAACAGCAAACCACCATCAATGTAATCAGAGAGGAACATAACACGGGATACACCAATACCGGTATCAAACTGTATTACAGGAACAGTGAAGAAGATACCGTTTCGAGTGTTTATTCCATTTATACCAATGGCGTCAGACATTTCAATAGCATTACCAATGACCCTTCGGGCACACCTACATCCATCGTCACGGAAAAAAACACCGCTTATGATGTAGGTGATTTGGTAGGCAGCAAAGCCTTACTGGGGCACATGGTAAAACTGAACATGGAGCCACTATCAAACTTCCTGGATACTTTAGGGAATGTGATCTTCAATAAGGCTTCCTTAGAAATGGGACCTACCGAAAACTTCCCTGACAGCAACATGCCTATCCAAGGCATGATCCAATACCTCGCGGATGACAACAACGAAATCCTCAGAAGGGAAGATGGCGCTCCCTATAGTGTACAACAAAAGGGATATCCACAAACGACCACTGATGATGACGGCAATGTGGTTCCTGTATTTACTTCTGGAGGTGCCAATCCACTGGCCTTCAACACTGAAAAATTCATTTACACTCCTGCAGATTCCCGATATGGCATTACTGACTATGTAGATGCTCTCTATAGGACGGATGTCGTACGCACGGATTTACTGTTATATCCTGCTTCCATCACCTATTCAGGGAATAGTATAGTGGCTTCAAACAGCCTTACAAGATCCTTACGAGAATACATTGTCAATCAAAATTCGATAACCCTAAAAATCTATTATACTAAACTTAGATAA
- a CDS encoding glycogen/starch synthase, which yields MSKLRILYVASEINPFLQTSEVANFVRALPQAMQEKGMEIRILVPRFGLINERKNRLHEVVRLSGINISVGEEEKPLIIKVASIPNAKLQVYFIDNEDYFQRKSVFHDKQEKFYEDNDERAIFFCKGVIETVKKLGWAPDIVHCNDWMTSLIPLYLKTTYKNEPLFKSTKSVFTIYNNGFNHKFGDDLLEKVKMVDIDDSILSPLKSKDYEGFVKIGMEYADVVIKGNEISDSLNQIIEECSKDKKCDINNEDEEEQLFESYYNIYTELAG from the coding sequence ATGTCCAAACTTCGTATTCTCTACGTAGCAAGTGAAATCAATCCATTTCTTCAAACCTCAGAGGTAGCTAACTTCGTTAGGGCCTTGCCACAGGCCATGCAGGAAAAAGGAATGGAAATCCGTATTCTTGTTCCGAGATTTGGTTTGATCAACGAAAGAAAGAACAGGTTGCATGAAGTAGTAAGGCTTTCAGGAATCAACATTTCTGTAGGGGAGGAGGAAAAACCATTGATCATCAAGGTGGCTTCCATTCCTAACGCAAAGCTTCAGGTATATTTTATCGATAACGAAGACTATTTCCAGCGCAAAAGCGTTTTCCATGATAAGCAGGAAAAATTCTATGAAGACAATGATGAAAGAGCCATTTTCTTCTGCAAAGGGGTTATCGAAACCGTCAAGAAACTGGGATGGGCCCCCGACATTGTTCACTGCAATGACTGGATGACCAGCTTGATTCCTTTGTACCTGAAAACCACTTACAAAAACGAACCGTTATTTAAGAGCACAAAATCCGTGTTCACTATTTATAATAACGGATTTAATCATAAATTTGGCGATGATTTGTTGGAGAAGGTAAAAATGGTCGATATCGACGACAGTATCCTCTCACCATTGAAGTCAAAAGATTATGAAGGCTTCGTGAAGATCGGTATGGAGTATGCTGATGTTGTCATCAAAGGCAACGAAATCTCCGACAGTCTAAATCAAATTATTGAAGAGTGCTCTAAAGACAAAAAGTGTGATATTAACAACGAAGACGAAGAAGAACAACTTTTCGAAAGTTATTACAACATCTATACAGAATTGGCAGGCTAA
- the panC gene encoding pantoate--beta-alanine ligase, whose amino-acid sequence MKILKTKQEVKQQLFAHRKAGQSIGLVPTMGALHEGHLKLVKNAMSATDIVVVSIFVNPTQFNNPADLEKYPRTVAGDLDLLEKEEVDYVFLPEVEEMYPQPTALTVDFGNLERILEGAFRPGHFNGVGVVVSKLFHIVQPDKAFFGQKDLQQVAIIRRMVEDLSFGVEMVVIPTCREKDGLAMSSRNGRLSAIDRQRAVILYDSLVQARKELLAGKSWFEVQKEISHKFNEEPGVKLEYFELVRTNSLEMISEIDLKAPMEGQKSSICTAAFVGDVRLIDNLSI is encoded by the coding sequence GTGAAAATTCTAAAGACCAAGCAAGAAGTTAAACAACAGTTATTTGCCCATCGTAAAGCAGGCCAGTCGATCGGCTTAGTGCCCACAATGGGCGCCCTGCATGAAGGGCATTTAAAATTGGTGAAAAACGCCATGTCTGCTACCGATATCGTAGTGGTTTCCATCTTTGTCAATCCCACTCAATTCAATAATCCAGCGGATCTTGAGAAATATCCCAGAACGGTGGCGGGGGATTTGGACTTGTTGGAGAAAGAAGAGGTTGATTATGTGTTTCTCCCTGAAGTGGAAGAGATGTACCCACAGCCGACAGCTTTGACAGTTGATTTTGGGAATTTGGAACGGATCTTAGAGGGAGCTTTCAGGCCGGGGCATTTTAATGGCGTAGGCGTGGTGGTGTCCAAGTTGTTTCATATTGTTCAGCCCGACAAGGCATTTTTTGGACAGAAAGACCTTCAGCAGGTAGCCATTATAAGGAGAATGGTGGAGGACCTTTCTTTTGGAGTGGAAATGGTCGTGATACCTACTTGCAGGGAAAAGGATGGATTGGCCATGTCTTCCAGAAATGGGAGGCTGTCTGCTATAGATCGTCAGCGGGCTGTTATTCTTTATGACTCGTTGGTACAGGCAAGAAAGGAACTTTTAGCTGGCAAGTCATGGTTTGAGGTACAGAAAGAAATATCACATAAATTTAATGAGGAGCCAGGAGTGAAGTTGGAATATTTCGAATTGGTAAGGACAAATAGCCTTGAAATGATCTCAGAGATAGATTTGAAGGCTCCAATGGAGGGGCAGAAATCCTCTATTTGTACTGCGGCTTTTGTAGGAGATGTGAGGCTGATCGACAACTTATCGATTTAA
- the panD gene encoding aspartate 1-decarboxylase has protein sequence MQIQLLKSKIHRVKITQAELHYVGSITIDEDLMDAANLIENEKVQIVNVNNGERLETYVIKGERGSGMVCLNGPAARKAQVGDVVIIISYASMDFEEAKKYKPVVIFPDDSNKLI, from the coding sequence ATGCAAATTCAGTTATTGAAATCAAAGATTCACAGGGTCAAGATTACACAGGCGGAACTTCATTATGTGGGAAGTATCACTATTGATGAGGATTTGATGGACGCGGCTAACTTAATTGAAAACGAAAAAGTACAGATCGTCAATGTCAATAATGGTGAGCGGCTGGAGACTTATGTGATCAAAGGTGAGCGCGGCAGTGGTATGGTCTGCCTGAATGGCCCTGCAGCCAGAAAAGCACAAGTAGGTGATGTGGTGATCATTATTTCCTATGCTTCCATGGACTTTGAAGAAGCCAAGAAGTATAAGCCAGTAGTTATATTTCCTGATGACTCCAATAAATTAATCTAA
- a CDS encoding lysylphosphatidylglycerol synthase transmembrane domain-containing protein, whose amino-acid sequence MKLTIKQWIQVVVSLAVAIWIFWFLYKDVKMESLLEALQQASFFWIGMSIGISIIGFGVRAWRWKLLIDADLEKQLPTLRAFYGLMIGYLVNMLVPRAGEVARCGVLKKTEKLQLSKLLGTVILERSVDLLFMLLVIFLAFVLEREIFVGLAQELVSMEAIKLAFQEYLPLLISAVVLVVIVVYWVVNRYRDHGLVQKFHHFMRELVGGLKSVQRMKNRKGFWLASVGIWIIYFLMMYFIAKAIPSTANLSPSSVLMVMVMGSIGMIAPVQGGIGTFHALVAFILMTYGLTEEQGKIFAVIVHSSQVLIVLVAGVISLLAVAKISVITKPQAGHLRNN is encoded by the coding sequence TTGAAACTAACGATAAAGCAATGGATTCAGGTGGTCGTGTCGCTTGCGGTGGCCATTTGGATTTTTTGGTTCTTATATAAAGATGTCAAAATGGAAAGCCTGTTGGAAGCACTTCAGCAGGCTTCATTTTTTTGGATTGGTATGTCCATTGGCATTTCCATTATTGGTTTTGGGGTGCGAGCGTGGCGTTGGAAATTACTGATAGATGCTGATTTGGAGAAACAATTGCCTACGCTACGTGCTTTTTATGGACTTATGATTGGCTACTTAGTGAACATGTTGGTCCCCAGAGCTGGAGAGGTGGCCCGTTGTGGTGTCCTAAAAAAAACAGAGAAACTTCAGCTCAGCAAATTGCTGGGAACGGTTATTTTGGAACGTTCAGTGGATTTGCTATTTATGCTTTTAGTGATATTTCTGGCATTTGTCCTGGAGCGGGAAATATTTGTTGGACTGGCACAGGAACTGGTCTCTATGGAAGCCATAAAGCTGGCCTTTCAGGAATACCTTCCGCTGTTGATCAGTGCGGTGGTTTTGGTAGTGATCGTTGTTTATTGGGTCGTCAATAGATACAGAGACCATGGTCTGGTACAAAAATTCCATCATTTTATGAGGGAGTTGGTAGGTGGACTTAAAAGTGTCCAGCGGATGAAAAACAGGAAAGGATTTTGGCTTGCCTCTGTCGGGATATGGATAATTTATTTCCTGATGATGTATTTTATTGCCAAGGCCATCCCCAGTACTGCCAATCTGTCCCCTTCTTCAGTGCTGATGGTCATGGTGATGGGTAGTATAGGTATGATAGCGCCAGTTCAAGGCGGAATAGGGACCTTTCATGCGCTTGTAGCCTTTATTTTAATGACATATGGTCTGACTGAAGAGCAGGGCAAAATATTTGCAGTGATTGTCCATAGTTCACAAGTGCTGATCGTATTGGTGGCTGGAGTCATCAGCCTCTTGGCCGTGGCAAAAATTTCTGTCATAACAAAACCACAGGCGGGGCATTTGCGTAATAATTAA